Proteins encoded together in one Flavobacteriales bacterium window:
- a CDS encoding TerB family tellurite resistance protein, with translation MAFSKWIGGGLGWAFGGPIGGILGFAIGAMMDHMSGGADQQAAQPPPRAHATTAGDLAMSLVVLTAALMKADGKVTQRELDHVRRFFMQQFGAQQAGELLVLLRDALKQEIPVHEVCAQVRHNMPHPVRLQLLHYLIGLAHADGEVHRGEIGLLRSIAHELGISEKDLGSLSAMFRTADPGAAYAVLEIERTATDEEVKKAYRRMAMKYHPDKVAQLGDEVQKAANEKFKKVQEAYEAIQKQRGMK, from the coding sequence ATGGCTTTCAGCAAATGGATCGGTGGTGGGCTCGGTTGGGCCTTCGGCGGCCCCATCGGCGGCATACTCGGCTTCGCCATCGGTGCGATGATGGACCACATGAGCGGTGGCGCCGACCAGCAGGCCGCCCAGCCTCCGCCGCGCGCCCATGCCACCACCGCTGGTGACCTGGCCATGAGCCTGGTGGTGCTCACCGCAGCGCTCATGAAAGCCGATGGCAAGGTGACCCAGCGCGAGCTCGATCACGTGCGGCGCTTCTTCATGCAGCAGTTCGGCGCGCAGCAGGCCGGTGAGCTGCTCGTGCTGCTGCGCGATGCTCTCAAGCAGGAGATCCCGGTGCATGAGGTGTGCGCGCAGGTGCGGCATAACATGCCGCATCCCGTGCGCTTGCAGCTCCTGCATTACCTCATCGGCTTGGCGCATGCCGATGGCGAGGTGCACCGCGGCGAGATCGGCTTGCTGCGCTCCATCGCGCACGAGCTCGGCATCAGCGAGAAGGACCTCGGCTCATTGAGCGCCATGTTCCGCACCGCCGATCCCGGCGCGGCGTACGCGGTGCTGGAGATCGAGCGCACCGCCACCGACGAAGAAGTGAAGAAGGCCTACCGCCGCATGGCCATGAAGTACCACCCGGACAAGGTGGCGCAGCTCGGCGATGAGGTGCAGAAGGCGGCGAACGAGAAGTTCAAGAAGGTGCAGGAGGCCTATGAGGCGATCCAGAAGCAGCGGGGGATGAAGTAG
- a CDS encoding heavy-metal-associated domain-containing protein, translating into MPILGLNVDNLKCGGCASTVRRRLNELPGVVSTSVDVNNGTVTVAHDGTIDRSAITLLLQKLGYPLSGTGGITEKARSFVSCAIGRMHGEQ; encoded by the coding sequence ATGCCCATCCTCGGCTTGAACGTGGACAACCTGAAGTGCGGCGGTTGCGCCAGCACCGTGCGCAGGCGCCTGAACGAGCTGCCCGGGGTGGTCTCCACCTCGGTGGATGTCAATAACGGAACAGTGACCGTCGCGCACGATGGAACCATTGATCGCAGCGCCATAACGCTGCTCTTGCAGAAGCTGGGCTATCCGCTCAGCGGCACCGGCGGCATCACCGAGAAAGCCAGATCGTTCGTGAGCTGCGCCATCGGCCGCATGCACGGCGAACAATGA
- a CDS encoding fibronectin type III domain-containing protein, with amino-acid sequence MKQVIRVVVRLSGRSALAKLDLSRYVVTKMTGNADFASLAAQVTALGTANDTLDAAITAANSGDHEAVGLKQIAEAEVMDLLSKLCSSINGIAAGDKAKLLTCGLPLRRESQPYGPLTPPVRVMNRVTTTSGGAQLEWEGPDGARTYNVFMSRSNDPFTWEMVGVTGKQRFLVEELQPGTFYWFAITAIGAAGESSKSEPCRVMAAA; translated from the coding sequence ATGAAACAAGTGATTCGTGTAGTTGTACGGCTAAGCGGGCGCAGCGCGCTGGCCAAGTTGGATCTGAGCCGCTATGTGGTAACCAAGATGACGGGCAACGCGGATTTCGCGAGCCTGGCCGCACAGGTCACCGCCCTGGGCACGGCCAACGACACCTTGGATGCGGCCATCACCGCAGCCAACAGCGGTGACCATGAGGCGGTGGGCCTCAAGCAGATCGCCGAGGCCGAGGTGATGGACCTGCTGAGCAAGCTCTGCAGCAGCATCAACGGCATCGCTGCAGGCGACAAGGCCAAATTGCTCACCTGCGGCCTGCCGCTGCGCCGTGAGAGCCAGCCTTACGGCCCGCTTACCCCGCCCGTTCGTGTCATGAACCGGGTGACCACCACCAGCGGTGGCGCACAGCTGGAGTGGGAGGGTCCGGACGGCGCGCGCACCTACAATGTGTTCATGAGCCGCAGCAACGACCCCTTCACGTGGGAGATGGTGGGCGTAACGGGCAAGCAGCGCTTCCTGGTGGAGGAATTGCAGCCGGGCACCTTCTACTGGTTCGCCATCACGGCCATCGGGGCCGCCGGCGAAAGCAGCAAGAGCGAGCCCTGCCGTGTGATGGCCGCCGCCTAA
- a CDS encoding ester cyclase, translated as MRKQLILASAPLAIGLLLASCGGGGHDHAASAEHTAMMKADSTAKAEMAAREASVRAVFESINTGNLDNIGDHVAENFVDHQQDPSITTTGIQGLKDMVSLLRGAYPDYQQEIVSMSTTGDMTFVHFRMKGTNSGPWGAMPATGKTMDVMGVDVLRFENGKAVEHWGYMEEMKMMTQLGLMPEPGAEEKK; from the coding sequence ATGCGCAAACAGTTGATCCTTGCATCCGCCCCACTGGCCATTGGCCTGCTGCTCGCCTCCTGCGGCGGTGGCGGCCACGACCACGCTGCTTCGGCTGAACACACGGCCATGATGAAGGCCGACAGCACCGCCAAGGCCGAAATGGCTGCCAGGGAAGCGAGCGTCCGCGCCGTCTTCGAGTCCATCAACACCGGCAACCTCGACAACATCGGCGATCACGTCGCCGAGAACTTCGTGGATCATCAGCAGGATCCTTCCATCACCACCACGGGCATCCAAGGCCTCAAGGACATGGTGAGCCTGCTGCGCGGCGCCTATCCGGACTATCAACAGGAGATTGTCTCCATGAGCACAACCGGCGACATGACCTTCGTCCATTTCCGCATGAAAGGCACGAACAGCGGTCCGTGGGGCGCCATGCCCGCGACCGGGAAGACCATGGATGTGATGGGCGTGGACGTGCTCCGCTTCGAGAACGGCAAGGCGGTGGAGCATTGGGGCTACATGGAAGAGATGAAGATGATGACCCAGCTGGGCCTGATGCCTGAGCCGGGCGCGGAGGAGAAGAAGTGA
- a CDS encoding glycoside hydrolase family 16 protein, with translation MEARISSFMCCALLVAWDCNGQPYSDPLRHKLVAVEEGDLCAHGAWDLVFEEEFAGEGVDSDRWLTHYPYCFHSDECYESRVHGWPDVLTVNADSNVFVTGDGFLNILARKGDRAFWYGASSVYTSGVLHSRQSFTRGRFESRLKVPKSGGKHLWPAFWLFGGGPNCVEIDILEVMARPSSEYHYALHRYNEPCNGKEASESGNRELDDLADDFHVYRVDWDVWFVDFYIDDVLIHRSSRLYDVLNRPVTTCNAPPGIYVQNQAFPAQDAHVSVILSLAVKRRLFTSPAGQDLDIQDLPAAMVVDYVRVYRRR, from the coding sequence ATGGAGGCACGGATATCCAGCTTCATGTGCTGCGCCTTGCTTGTAGCATGGGATTGCAATGGACAACCCTACTCCGATCCACTGCGCCACAAGCTTGTTGCTGTCGAGGAAGGTGATCTCTGTGCCCACGGTGCATGGGACCTCGTATTCGAGGAGGAATTCGCTGGTGAGGGAGTAGATTCGGATCGATGGCTCACGCACTATCCTTATTGCTTCCATTCCGATGAGTGCTACGAGAGCCGCGTGCATGGATGGCCGGATGTGCTCACAGTCAATGCGGATAGCAATGTATTCGTCACCGGCGATGGGTTTCTGAACATTTTGGCACGTAAAGGCGACAGGGCGTTCTGGTATGGCGCGTCTTCGGTATACACATCAGGCGTACTTCATAGTCGCCAGTCTTTTACGAGAGGTCGATTTGAGAGCAGGCTCAAAGTCCCAAAGAGCGGGGGCAAGCATCTCTGGCCGGCTTTCTGGCTCTTTGGTGGTGGACCGAATTGCGTTGAGATCGACATCTTGGAGGTGATGGCAAGGCCATCAAGCGAATACCACTATGCCTTGCATCGGTACAATGAGCCTTGCAATGGGAAAGAGGCAAGTGAATCAGGCAATCGGGAGCTAGATGACTTGGCCGATGACTTCCACGTTTATCGTGTGGATTGGGATGTCTGGTTCGTCGACTTCTACATCGATGATGTGTTGATCCATCGCTCGAGTCGTCTCTACGATGTCCTGAACCGCCCCGTGACCACGTGCAACGCTCCGCCAGGTATCTATGTGCAGAACCAAGCGTTTCCAGCACAGGATGCCCATGTGTCGGTTATCTTGAGCTTGGCTGTGAAGCGGAGGCTATTCACATCGCCAGCGGGCCAGGACCTGGATATTCAAGATCTGCCAGCGGCCATGGTTGTGGACTATGTGCGGGTGTACAGGCGCAGGTGA
- a CDS encoding thioesterase family protein, whose amino-acid sequence MQATEAPYRQRVTFRWADIDANFHVRHSVYYDLGSQQRIHALSANGLTMRHMQQGSFGPVIFREECRFLKEIKPEDEVDIVVGVKGLSKDYRKFIFQHAFMRGEELCAMVQVEGAWFNSTQRKIDVPPQLVVDAVNDFPKADDFAWMEQGVR is encoded by the coding sequence ATGCAAGCGACCGAGGCCCCCTACCGCCAGCGCGTCACTTTCCGCTGGGCCGATATCGACGCCAACTTCCATGTACGTCACTCGGTGTACTACGACCTGGGCTCACAGCAGCGCATCCATGCCCTTTCCGCCAACGGCCTCACCATGCGCCATATGCAGCAGGGCAGCTTCGGTCCGGTGATCTTCCGCGAGGAATGCCGCTTCCTGAAGGAGATCAAGCCCGAGGATGAGGTCGATATCGTGGTCGGGGTGAAGGGCCTGAGCAAGGACTACCGGAAGTTCATCTTCCAGCACGCATTCATGCGCGGGGAAGAGCTGTGCGCCATGGTGCAGGTGGAAGGCGCCTGGTTCAACAGCACGCAACGGAAGATCGACGTGCCGCCGCAGTTGGTGGTGGATGCGGTGAACGACTTTCCGAAAGCCGATGATTTCGCGTGGATGGAACAGGGCGTCCGCTGA
- a CDS encoding ferrous iron transporter B, whose translation MSSPSPALPLRIALLGNPNCGKTALFNLLTGSRQKVANYAGVTVERKEGVMRTASGRRTHVLDLPGAYSLNALSNDEAVTRDVITGHSAEALPDLLVCVTDATNLRLHLRLVLEARQLGLPLLVVLNKMDRARQLGISIDKALLARELNLPVVETVSLHAHGADELRAALDEPLRAAPPPHWKQPDVEQVLATQRDVLGIFNRTVKSPSTDKDPSLRIDRFLMHPVWGFAVLALVLFVTFLAVFSGGDVISGWIEEAFSAIASAVEANMADGPLRGLLVEGVIGGAGGVIVFLPQILILFLFILALEASGYLPRAAFLLDRPMSAAGLSGRSFIPLLSSFACAIPGIMATRTISHWRDRLTTILIAPLMACSARIPVYTLLVAALFPDDAMSAALVMVGLYMLGIVAAMTVAWVIKRSDKHAARSPLLMELPAYQWPDVRSLVIGLWERAMIFLRRVGTIILAITIVMWALYTLPSPRATGQSLAGELGHALHHVFKPIGFNEQISFALVPGMAAREVVVSALGTAYAMDGDEDELDEQLRERISREWPLATKLSLLLWMVFAPQCLSTFVVVKRETGSWKQMWIMGGYLFALAYLASLITYQLTNWLTAS comes from the coding sequence ATGAGCAGCCCCTCGCCTGCCCTGCCGCTGCGCATCGCCCTGCTGGGCAATCCGAATTGCGGCAAGACGGCCCTCTTCAACCTGCTCACCGGCAGCAGGCAGAAGGTGGCCAACTACGCCGGCGTCACGGTGGAGCGCAAGGAAGGCGTGATGCGCACGGCCAGCGGACGACGCACCCACGTGCTCGATCTGCCCGGGGCCTACAGCCTCAACGCGCTCTCGAATGATGAAGCGGTGACGCGCGACGTGATCACCGGCCATAGCGCCGAGGCCCTGCCCGACCTGCTCGTCTGCGTGACCGATGCCACCAACCTGAGGCTGCACCTGCGCCTGGTGCTCGAGGCGCGGCAGCTTGGCCTGCCCTTGCTGGTGGTGCTGAACAAGATGGACCGCGCGCGTCAATTGGGCATCTCCATCGACAAGGCCCTGCTTGCGCGCGAGCTCAACCTGCCCGTGGTGGAGACCGTGAGCCTGCATGCCCACGGTGCCGATGAACTTCGCGCAGCCTTGGATGAGCCGCTCCGGGCAGCACCGCCGCCGCATTGGAAACAGCCCGACGTGGAGCAGGTGCTGGCCACGCAACGCGATGTGCTCGGCATCTTCAACCGCACCGTCAAATCGCCGAGCACCGATAAGGACCCCAGCCTCCGCATCGATCGCTTCCTGATGCATCCGGTTTGGGGCTTCGCGGTGCTGGCGCTCGTGCTCTTCGTCACCTTCCTCGCCGTGTTCTCCGGCGGCGATGTGATCTCCGGCTGGATCGAGGAGGCCTTCAGCGCGATCGCCAGTGCAGTAGAAGCGAACATGGCCGATGGCCCCTTGCGCGGCTTGCTCGTGGAAGGCGTCATCGGCGGTGCGGGCGGCGTGATCGTCTTCCTGCCGCAGATCCTCATCCTGTTCCTCTTCATCCTCGCGCTCGAAGCATCGGGCTACCTGCCGCGCGCGGCCTTCCTGCTCGACCGGCCCATGAGCGCCGCCGGGCTTTCGGGCCGCTCCTTCATCCCCCTGCTCAGCAGCTTTGCATGCGCCATCCCGGGCATCATGGCCACGCGCACCATCAGCCATTGGCGCGACCGGCTCACCACCATCCTCATCGCCCCGTTGATGGCCTGCTCGGCGCGCATCCCTGTGTACACCCTGCTCGTGGCGGCCCTCTTCCCCGACGATGCCATGTCAGCCGCGCTGGTGATGGTGGGCCTCTACATGCTCGGCATCGTGGCCGCCATGACGGTGGCGTGGGTGATCAAGCGCAGCGACAAGCACGCGGCACGCTCACCGCTGCTGATGGAGCTGCCCGCCTACCAATGGCCTGATGTGCGGAGCCTGGTCATCGGCCTGTGGGAGCGCGCCATGATCTTCCTGCGCCGCGTGGGCACCATCATCCTGGCCATCACCATCGTGATGTGGGCGCTCTACACCCTGCCCTCGCCGCGCGCCACCGGACAAAGCCTCGCCGGCGAGCTCGGTCATGCACTGCACCATGTGTTCAAGCCCATCGGTTTCAACGAGCAGATCTCCTTCGCGCTGGTGCCCGGCATGGCCGCACGCGAGGTGGTGGTGAGCGCGCTCGGCACCGCCTACGCGATGGATGGTGACGAGGACGAACTGGATGAGCAGCTCCGCGAGCGCATCTCGCGCGAATGGCCCCTGGCCACCAAGCTCTCGCTGCTGCTGTGGATGGTGTTCGCCCCGCAATGCCTCAGCACCTTCGTGGTGGTGAAGCGCGAGACCGGCTCGTGGAAGCAGATGTGGATCATGGGCGGCTACCTCTTCGCACTGGCCTACCTTGCGAGCCTCATCACCTACCAGCTCACCAACTGGCTCACCGCATCGTGA
- a CDS encoding ChaN family lipoprotein, giving the protein MRQRIPSIQAVLLLLALLGAGRAAAQLLPAYALFNAQGGKVSHKQMLRTVAGADVVLFGELHNNSIAHWLQLEVAHDLAARGPLVLGAEMIEADDQATLDRYLRGEIDSAAFDTLARLWKNHATDYAPLVKLAKDRQLPFVAANAPRRYARAVSKGGFEALDTVPDAQRAFLAPLPIAFDPELPGYVKMLGMMGDHATPNIVKAQALKDATMAHFILQALAPGTRFLHFNGSYHSDFHEGIGWYLKRARPDLKVVTIATITSDQLKKLPAESLGQADIIICVDEDVPGSY; this is encoded by the coding sequence ATGAGGCAGCGCATCCCTTCCATCCAGGCCGTCCTTCTCCTCCTCGCGCTGCTGGGCGCCGGCCGCGCCGCTGCGCAGCTGCTGCCCGCCTACGCCCTCTTCAACGCCCAAGGCGGCAAGGTGTCACACAAGCAGATGCTGCGCACCGTCGCGGGTGCCGACGTGGTGCTCTTCGGCGAGCTGCACAACAACTCCATCGCGCACTGGCTGCAGCTGGAGGTGGCGCACGACCTCGCTGCGCGCGGACCGCTCGTGCTCGGCGCCGAGATGATCGAGGCCGATGACCAGGCCACCCTGGACCGCTACCTGCGCGGCGAGATCGACAGCGCCGCCTTCGACACGCTGGCGCGCCTGTGGAAGAACCACGCCACCGACTACGCGCCGCTGGTGAAGCTGGCCAAGGACCGCCAGCTGCCCTTCGTGGCGGCCAACGCGCCGCGCCGCTACGCCCGCGCCGTGAGCAAGGGCGGCTTCGAGGCCCTCGATACCGTGCCCGACGCGCAGCGCGCCTTCCTCGCCCCGCTGCCCATCGCCTTCGATCCCGAGCTGCCCGGCTACGTGAAGATGCTCGGCATGATGGGCGACCACGCCACGCCGAACATCGTGAAGGCGCAGGCCCTGAAGGATGCCACCATGGCCCACTTCATCCTGCAGGCGCTCGCCCCGGGCACCCGCTTCCTCCACTTCAACGGCAGCTATCACTCCGATTTCCACGAAGGCATCGGCTGGTACCTGAAGCGCGCGCGCCCCGACCTGAAGGTGGTCACCATCGCCACCATCACCTCGGACCAATTGAAGAAGCTGCCCGCCGAGAGCCTCGGCCAGGCGGACATCATCATCTGCGTGGATGAAGATGTGCCGGGCTCGTATTGA
- a CDS encoding type II toxin-antitoxin system RelE/ParE family toxin, with protein MSFEVVTVRPFDRELKRLVKRFPSLKKEIVALGAALAVHPHMGIALGNSCYKIRLAIASKGKGKSGGGRVITHVHIAGKRVFLLSIFDKSEKDTLTDKELKELLALT; from the coding sequence GTGAGCTTTGAGGTTGTTACAGTGCGGCCGTTCGACCGCGAACTGAAGCGTTTGGTGAAGCGCTTCCCTTCGCTGAAGAAGGAGATCGTGGCATTGGGCGCTGCCTTGGCCGTGCACCCGCATATGGGCATCGCTTTGGGCAATAGCTGTTATAAGATCCGCCTGGCCATCGCGTCCAAAGGCAAGGGGAAGAGCGGCGGCGGTCGGGTGATCACGCATGTACACATCGCCGGTAAGCGGGTGTTCCTGCTTTCCATCTTCGACAAGTCCGAAAAGGACACCTTGACCGATAAGGAACTGAAGGAGTTGTTGGCGTTGACCTGA
- a CDS encoding ferrous iron transport protein A encodes MESNSRPPIGLDQLPELQWATVSGMALPTDPADRTLVLRLLELGFVPGERVQVIREGRHRRDPIAVRLGHTTFGLRHREAAFIQVIPAA; translated from the coding sequence ATGGAATCGAACAGCAGGCCTCCGATCGGCTTGGACCAATTGCCCGAGCTGCAATGGGCAACGGTGAGCGGCATGGCGCTGCCGACCGATCCCGCCGACCGCACCCTCGTGCTGCGCCTGCTCGAATTGGGCTTCGTGCCGGGCGAACGCGTGCAGGTGATCCGTGAAGGCCGCCATCGCCGGGATCCCATTGCCGTGCGATTGGGCCACACCACCTTCGGATTGCGCCATCGCGAAGCGGCCTTCATTCAGGTGATCCCCGCCGCGTAG
- a CDS encoding DnaJ domain-containing protein produces MAMKYHPDKVAQLGDEVQKAANEKFKKVQEAYEAIQKQRGMK; encoded by the coding sequence ATGGCCATGAAGTACCACCCGGACAAGGTGGCGCAGCTCGGCGATGAGGTGCAGAAGGCGGCGAATGAGAAATTCAAGAAGGTGCAGGAGGCCTATGAGGCGATCCAGAAGCAGCGGGGGATGAAGTAG
- a CDS encoding T9SS type A sorting domain-containing protein: MRIALSLPLFAIVAASHAQSSCDSVTTVLDRTYQNHGVMFNVVAYEPIVLDHLTANINWGDADFDLYYKVGGFQGYEVNQGAWTFLGTATVSSNNTQITDSIPTVIPIPLDLTMQADDTVAIYLTATPLSKVFLIATTTPWGTYAYTDANMGVSIARSMYNLFGVPFSTPQIWSGRVAYCQSGSTGIDAPAAAAAAIRMVDDKLQLSFDATLGATHEVALYDGEGRVVLRRKLNASLTTVDVSDLGRGVYVTAVNGPQGTIATQRVVLY, translated from the coding sequence ATGCGCATCGCCCTGTCCCTTCCGTTGTTCGCCATCGTCGCCGCCAGCCACGCGCAATCGTCCTGCGACAGCGTGACGACCGTGCTCGATCGCACCTACCAGAACCACGGCGTGATGTTCAACGTGGTCGCGTACGAACCCATCGTGCTCGACCACCTCACCGCCAACATCAATTGGGGCGACGCCGACTTCGACCTCTACTACAAGGTGGGCGGGTTCCAAGGCTACGAGGTCAACCAAGGCGCGTGGACCTTCCTGGGGACCGCCACGGTGAGTTCCAACAACACGCAGATCACCGACAGCATTCCCACGGTGATCCCCATCCCGCTCGACCTGACCATGCAGGCCGATGATACCGTGGCCATCTACCTCACGGCCACGCCGCTTTCCAAGGTGTTCCTCATCGCCACTACGACCCCGTGGGGGACCTACGCGTACACCGATGCCAACATGGGCGTGAGCATCGCACGCAGCATGTACAACCTGTTCGGCGTGCCCTTCTCCACCCCGCAGATCTGGAGCGGCCGCGTGGCCTATTGCCAGAGCGGCAGCACGGGCATCGATGCACCCGCCGCCGCAGCGGCCGCTATCCGGATGGTCGATGACAAGCTCCAGCTCAGCTTCGATGCGACCCTGGGCGCCACGCATGAGGTGGCGCTGTACGACGGTGAAGGGCGTGTGGTGCTCCGCCGCAAGCTGAACGCGTCATTGACCACCGTGGATGTTTCGGACCTGGGCCGCGGTGTGTACGTGACTGCGGTGAATGGCCCGCAGGGAACAATCGCCACGCAGCGCGTGGTGCTGTACTGA